The nucleotide sequence AGTAAATGTTTATGATGTTGGAGAGGAAAGGGGTCTCTACTACATCGTAATGGAACTTGTAGAGGGAATCACTCTTAAACATTATATAGAGAAGAAATTAAGGCTTTCTTTTAAGGAGGCCATCAGTATAGCGATTCAGGTTTCAATGGGACTTGAAGCAGCACATGATAATCACGTAATTCACAGAGACGTTAAACCTCAGAATATTATTATTTCAAAAGAGGGTAAAGTTAAGGTTACTGATTTCGGTATAGCAAGAGCAGCCACTTCAGATACCATTACTTCAAATGTAATGGGATCAGTCCATTATACTTCGCCGGAACAGGCAAGAGGCGGATATTCAGATGAAAAAAGTGATATTTATTCACTTGGTATAGTTCTTTATGAGATGCTTACGGGACGTGTACCGTTTGACGGCGAAACAACGGTAGCGATAGCTATCAAGCAGATTCAGGAGCCAATGCCGAATCCGCGAAATTATGTTGATGACATACCTGTTAGCGCTGAATATATTATATATAAATGCTGTGAGAAGAATGCAGACAGAAGATATTCTTCAATGAAAGAGCTTATTACAGACTTAAAGCAGTCGCTTGTAACACCTAATGAAAATTTCGTAAGAATGGTTCCATCAGGTGGATTCAATGCTGAGACTAAGCTTATGGATGATTCGCAGGTAGGTCGTATTAAGAAAAAAAGCCAATCTTCAATGGATATGGATGAAGATATCCTGAAAGCATATGAACCTACATCAAGAAGACGCAGTAAATCTTATGATTATGATGATGAGTGGGATGACGAAGACGTAAGAGTCGAGAAAGTAAGAAGAAGCAGCAGATACAGAGACGAAGATGATGAGGATGAAGAAGAAGAACGGACGATCAGACGAAGGACTTCAAGTGCAAGGAATCCTCAGAAAGATGATACAAGAAACAGAAGTAGAGATCGTAAATACCGCGAAGAGGAAACAAAGCGCAGTAAATCAAACCTTGCAAGAGAAAAACGCCAAAGAAAAAATAAATTTGGTGATGTTGATGACGACGATGATGATATAAATCCCGGAATGCAGAAGCTTATGGCTATACTTGCAATCCTTATGGTTATCATCATACTGGTAATAATCATTGTGATCGGGCGGAGATTGTTCGGATCTGTTTCTTCAAAGCTTTCAGACAGCAGTGAGACAGTAGAGACTACGGAATCAACAGAAACAGTTACAATTTCTGATGTAGTTGGAATGAATTTTTCAGAAGCCAGAAATGATCTTCAGGAAATGGGACTTAAGGTTCAGTCCACAACAGTTGCATCATCGGCAGAAGATAAAAATAAGGTAATTGCTATAGCCGATGAAGATGGAAATGCATTAGAATCCGGAAGCAGTGTTGCTTCAGGCTCTACGGTAGTTCTTTCGGTAGGAACAGGTCAGTCAACTGAGGCTTCAGTACCGGATGTGACAGGAGTATCTAGAGCAGAGGCAAAGGTTGCGATAGAAAATGCAGGTTTTGTTTTTGCAGCTGAAGAAGTTGAGAGCAGTGAGGTCACAAAGGGAAATGTTATTTCCCAGAGCCCTGAGGCCGGAAAAACAGCAGATACCGGCTCGACAGTTACAGTCAAAGTATCTAAAGGCTCGGATACAACAGATAATGCAGATTCAACAGAGGATGCTGCTGTCACAAGAACTGTTCCAAATATAGTAGGAATGACAGAAACAGCTGCAAAAACTGCGCTTACAGCATCCGGGCTTTCATTTGAAAGTATTACGGAATCATATTCGGATACAGTAACTGCCGGACTTGTTATTTCCCAAAGTCCTACAGCAGGTTCTCAGGCAGCCGATGGAAGCGGCGTTAATTTTGTTTTAAGTCTTGGACCTGAGAGCAAGACTTATGGAGGTACGTTTTCAGTAGCGGCACCGCCATCATATGTTTTAGGGACAACAGCTGAGCTTGTTGTAACCTCAGAGGGCGGAACAGTGCTTGCAAGCAGCACTACATCTTCATTCCCGGCAGCAGTAACCGTAAAGGGCGCTGCAGTATCCTCGGGAACACTCACAGTCACTTATAAAAAACAGACTGAGGTTGAATATGAGGATGATGACGGAAATATCGTAACAAAGACAGGTGAAGAAACAACAGCAGTATATCAGACTTTGACATTTACACAGGAATGAATGGAATAATATTAAAGGGAATAGGCGGTTTTTATTACGTGAAAACGGATGAAGACGGAGCCATATATGAATGCCGTGCCAGAGGCATTTTCAGAAAACGTGATATGAAGCCTCTCGTGGGTGACAGGGTGAGAATAGAAGTTACTCACGAGGAGGATATGGAAGGCAGTATTGAAGAGATACATGAGAGAAAGAGTGCTCTTATACGTCCGGCAGTTGCAAATGTAGATAAAGCGCTTGTTATATTTGCATTGAAAACTCCGGATCCGGTGCTTACGCTTTTGGATACATTTCTCATCAATATGCGGATGTCTTCCATTCCGACGACTTTGGTTTTTAATAAGTCGGATCTCGTTAATGATGAAACAATTGAAAAATATAGTGAAATATATTCCTCTGCAGGTGTGGAGCTCATATTTACAAGCACAAAAACCGGCAGGGGAATTGATGCTGTAAAAAGGGTACTTGAGAATTCCGTTACAACTGTTGCCGGTCCTTCGGGAGCCGGAAAATCTACGCTGATAAATACGATTGCCGGTCGTCAGGTAATGGAAACAGGTAAAGTCAGTGCAAAGATAGGCAGGGGTAAACAGACGACAAGACATACAGAGCTTTTAGACCTGGGGAATGATTCATATATTATGGATACTCCCGGATTTTCAACATTGGTACTTCCTGAAATGGAGAAAGAAGATCTGGCGCTATATTATCCCGAATTTGATGATCTAAGGGACAGCTGTTATTTTTCAAGGTGTGTACATATACATGAGCCCGGCTGTAAAGTCAGAGAGTCGGTGGAATCAGGTAAAATAAACAAGGTAAGATACGAATCATATCTAAGTCTTTATGAGGAGCTTGCCGGAAGAAGGAGATATTGAAAGGCTATGAAAAAGGCTTTAATCATCGGAGCAGGTCCGGCAGGACTTACAGCCGCTTATGAATTGCTTAAACGCGGAAACGGAGAGTATGAAGTTACGGTTTTTGAAGAGGATACCAGAATGGGTGGAATCTCTAAAACTGTTGATTACAAGGGTAACCGCATGGACATGGGCGGTCACAGATTTTTTTCAAAGGTAAAGAGAGTAAATGACTGGTGGGAAGAAATGCTTCCAATGCAGGGGCGTCCCGCTTATGATGATATAATTCTTGGTACAAAAAAGAAATTGAAGAACGGTGGTCCTGATCCTGAGAAATCAGACAGGGTAATGCTTACGAGAAACAGGGTTTCAAGAATTTATTTTAATTCTAAATTTTATGATTATCCCATAAGCTTAAAACCTGAGACCTTTACCAATATGGGTCTTATAACAACTATTGAAGTAGGTTTTTCCTATATTGCTTCAATGCTTCACAAAAGACCTGAACATTCTTTGGAAGATTTTTATATAAACAGATTCGGTAAAAAGCTTTACTCGATGTTTTTTGAGCACTATACTGAGAATCTCTGGGGAAGACACCCGAGGGATATAGATCCTTCCTGGGGTGCACAGAGAGTAAAGGGACTCTCGATCGTTGCTATCATAGCTGATGTTATTTCTAAAATGCTTCCCAATAAGAAAAACAGGCATGTAGAGACATCGCTTATTGAAGCTTTTTCATATCCAAAGCTTGGGCCAGGTGAACTTTGGGATGTTACGGCTGAAGAAATAGAAAAGATGGGCGGACATATTGTTAAGAACGCACGTGTTGTTGGCGTAACTACTGACAGCGGCAGCCATCTTGCAAAGAGTGTAAAATATATAATCGATGGAAAAGAAGAGACTGCTGATGGTGACATAGTCATTTCTTCAATGCCGATAAAAGATCTGGTGGGCGGAATGAATGATGTTCCGAGAGCTGTTGCTGAGGTTGCAGCAGGACTTCCTTATCGTGACTATATGACACTTGGTGTCCTTGTAAAGAAGCTCAACCTTAAGAATCAGACAAAAATACGTACTGTTTCCAACATAGTTCCGGATAACTGGGTATATGTGCATGAGCGCTCAGTAAAGCTTGGACGTTTTCAGATCTATAATAACTGGTCTCCTTATCTTGTAAAGGATCTTAAAAATACAGTATGGATAGGTCTTGAATATTTCGCAAACGAAGGCGATAAGCTTTGGGGCTTGACAG is from Lachnospiraceae bacterium C1.1 and encodes:
- a CDS encoding NAD(P)/FAD-dependent oxidoreductase — its product is MKKALIIGAGPAGLTAAYELLKRGNGEYEVTVFEEDTRMGGISKTVDYKGNRMDMGGHRFFSKVKRVNDWWEEMLPMQGRPAYDDIILGTKKKLKNGGPDPEKSDRVMLTRNRVSRIYFNSKFYDYPISLKPETFTNMGLITTIEVGFSYIASMLHKRPEHSLEDFYINRFGKKLYSMFFEHYTENLWGRHPRDIDPSWGAQRVKGLSIVAIIADVISKMLPNKKNRHVETSLIEAFSYPKLGPGELWDVTAEEIEKMGGHIVKNARVVGVTTDSGSHLAKSVKYIIDGKEETADGDIVISSMPIKDLVGGMNDVPRAVAEVAAGLPYRDYMTLGVLVKKLNLKNQTKIRTVSNIVPDNWVYVHERSVKLGRFQIYNNWSPYLVKDLKNTVWIGLEYFANEGDKLWGLTDDQFRRFAISEIVKMGLIDKAEDVLDSHVERVKKAYPAYFDTYDSIDEVINYINEFDNLYCVGRNGQHRYNNIDHSMMTSFLTVDNILSGRKDKSNIWNVNTEKEYHESGNN
- the rsgA gene encoding ribosome small subunit-dependent GTPase A; its protein translation is MNGIILKGIGGFYYVKTDEDGAIYECRARGIFRKRDMKPLVGDRVRIEVTHEEDMEGSIEEIHERKSALIRPAVANVDKALVIFALKTPDPVLTLLDTFLINMRMSSIPTTLVFNKSDLVNDETIEKYSEIYSSAGVELIFTSTKTGRGIDAVKRVLENSVTTVAGPSGAGKSTLINTIAGRQVMETGKVSAKIGRGKQTTRHTELLDLGNDSYIMDTPGFSTLVLPEMEKEDLALYYPEFDDLRDSCYFSRCVHIHEPGCKVRESVESGKINKVRYESYLSLYEELAGRRRY
- a CDS encoding protein kinase, which codes for MIREGLVLAERYEIISKIGTGGMSDVYRAKDYKLNRFVAVKVLKAEFSENKNFVAKFRVEAQSAAALIHPNIVNVYDVGEERGLYYIVMELVEGITLKHYIEKKLRLSFKEAISIAIQVSMGLEAAHDNHVIHRDVKPQNIIISKEGKVKVTDFGIARAATSDTITSNVMGSVHYTSPEQARGGYSDEKSDIYSLGIVLYEMLTGRVPFDGETTVAIAIKQIQEPMPNPRNYVDDIPVSAEYIIYKCCEKNADRRYSSMKELITDLKQSLVTPNENFVRMVPSGGFNAETKLMDDSQVGRIKKKSQSSMDMDEDILKAYEPTSRRRSKSYDYDDEWDDEDVRVEKVRRSSRYRDEDDEDEEEERTIRRRTSSARNPQKDDTRNRSRDRKYREEETKRSKSNLAREKRQRKNKFGDVDDDDDDINPGMQKLMAILAILMVIIILVIIIVIGRRLFGSVSSKLSDSSETVETTESTETVTISDVVGMNFSEARNDLQEMGLKVQSTTVASSAEDKNKVIAIADEDGNALESGSSVASGSTVVLSVGTGQSTEASVPDVTGVSRAEAKVAIENAGFVFAAEEVESSEVTKGNVISQSPEAGKTADTGSTVTVKVSKGSDTTDNADSTEDAAVTRTVPNIVGMTETAAKTALTASGLSFESITESYSDTVTAGLVISQSPTAGSQAADGSGVNFVLSLGPESKTYGGTFSVAAPPSYVLGTTAELVVTSEGGTVLASSTTSSFPAAVTVKGAAVSSGTLTVTYKKQTEVEYEDDDGNIVTKTGEETTAVYQTLTFTQE